In Camelina sativa cultivar DH55 chromosome 13, Cs, whole genome shotgun sequence, the genomic window AGCAAAATGCATTGAAGCCGTAGTTACAGGCACCATGGCACAGTACATTCCGTTAGTGGAATTTTATAGCGGTGGTCTTCCTGTGATCTCAACGTTTTACGGCAGCTCTGAATGTTTCATCGGTCTCAATCTCAATCCTCTGTGTAAGCCTTGTGAtgtgtcgtacaccattatgccaTATATGGGGTACTTCGAGTTCTTGGAGGTCGAGAAAGACCATCAAGAAACTGGTCATGATCCCGTGGAGAAGAACCATGTGGTCGTCGATCTTGTCGATGTTAAAGTCGACCATGATTATGAACCTGTTGTCACAACTTTTTCTGGTAAGCCATTTTCATGTTTACTCTCtacttttcaaattaaaatgtcTTTTTAGAATTCTTTTCAAGTCTCTGTTTAACAAAAATGGacgatttaattgttttttactatGTGTGTGCATCAAAAGTATATGTTCTGACATGATGATGTCTACTATTTAACAGGTCTGTATAGGTACCGTGTTGGCGATGTTTTAAGGGTGACTGGTTTCTACAACAATACGCCAAGTTTTCGTTTCGTTGGAAGACAGAAAGTTGTTCTAAGCATCGACATGGACAAGACCTACGAAGAAGACCTCCTTAAGGCAGTGGCAAACGCGAAGCTCTTGCTTGAGCCACATGGCTTGATGCTCATGGATTTCACTAGCCGTGTAGATTCTTCCTCGTTTCCAGGACACTACGTACTCTACTGGGAACTCGGGAGCAAAGTCAAGGACGCGAAGCTTGAGCCCGACCCGAATGTTATGGAGGAATGCTGCTTCACCATTGAGGAGTCACTCGACGCTGTGTACAGAAAAGGACGAAAGAATGATAAGAACATTGGACCACTTGAGATTAAGGTGATTAATCCTGGTGCTTTCGACGAGCTCATGAGTTTGTTCTTGTCTCGAGGCTCTTCTGTGAGTCAGTACAAGACGCCGAGGTCGGTGACGAATGAAGAAGCCTTGAAGATATTGGAAGCGAACGTCGTTTCCAAGTTTTTTAGCCGGAAAACTCCATCGTGGGAGCTACATGAGCTGTACTCCAACCGATaaatcaggttttttttttaaacttttttaactTGAGGGCAGGGGTTATTAAGCATTTCAATCCTTCATTTAAAAGTCAGAAATCTTGTTTTGATAAAAACAGAGTGTACTCTATTTCATCTTGTCTTGCGTCTTTCCCTCgtggaaaaaatagaaatcaataAGAGCATTTGGAGTGggtaaaaattaagaaatttttagcACATGAGTGAAGGACTCAATACAAGATTATGGTAAAGAACGCAAGACAAGATTATAGTAAAAGTTTTTAATCAATTCTCAGTATGTGAATGTGATTAATGTCAAATTACAAAACCACACTCTGTTTCGTGCCTTTCCTTGTTTACTCTTTCCATTCCAAAATAAATGTCCATTTAGAATTTTCTCGAAAAGTCTTTGTTTCAGAAATAATACAGAGGGTATATATAGTATAGTAGTAGTGCACTAGTGctgtattatttaatttctttttctaacttttttgtttttcttccatATTACattagtattaatttattactCCAAAACGTATCAATCACACGTTTAATCTATatggaagaaaacaaacaaaaaatataatatatcaaatctGAAAGAGCTCCACTATGGACGGCACCGAATATATCGCCACACACATCACACCTTGCGTCTGCTTTCTCCTCCAAAATTCTCAAGCGTTAAGAGAGAGGAGGCCTCGCCAGAACTTGAGGTTTCCCCTCACTATTTGTAAGCAGTTTCGTGATAAGACTTGGACAgggttttgcttttttgttgACAGTCAAAAGCAGCAAGCAAGCATGTTGCCAAAGCTCGatccaacaaaccaaaaagcTTGTCTGTCTCTTCTTGAGGATGTGACCACCAACGTAAAGCAGATTCAAGATTACGTCTTGGAGGCAATACTTTCACGTAATGCTCAAACCGAGTATCTTAGAGGTTTCCTCAACGGTCAACTCGATAAGGAAAGCTTCAAGAAGAACCTACCCGTTGTGACCTACGAAGATATCAGGTCTTATATTGATCGTATCGCCAATGGAGAGCCGTCTGATCTCATCTGTGATCGACCCATCAGTGTACTCTTGGCCAGGTTCCTTCAAATTAAACGATCGACCttttttttgaatcttgatGAAATCTCTGCAGATTAAATTTAAAGTATTGTTTATTATAGAATCTGTGATGAGTTAAGGACACAACTTTATCTGCAGCTCGGGTACTTCAGGAGGAGTTCCAAAGTTGATTCCTTTGACAACAGAGGATTTGGAACAGAGGAAATCGTTTACATCTCTCTCTACACTTCTAATCTACAAGTAAAAAGAGTTTTCCAAACTCCAAGTGTTTTGTCTGTTTGTTTGATACTTAAAACGAGAGTAAGTTTAACCCAACCCCTGCTTGCAGGCACATACAAGGGCTTAACGAAGGAAAATCTCTTATGTTCTATTTTGTGACCCGAGAAAGCGA contains:
- the LOC104735338 gene encoding indole-3-acetic acid-amido synthetase GH3.17-like — its product is MLPRFDPTNTEACLSLLEDVTTNVKQIQDSLLEAILSRNAQTEYLRGFLNGQVDKQSFKKNLPVVTYEDIRPYIDRIANNGEPSNVICDRPISVLLTSSGTSGGVPKLIPLTTEDLKQRLSFASLYRPLLYKHIEGIREGKSLMFYFVTRESETASGILVRTMLTCVLKSIEPANSYIWDQSQVSPHTITTCADTTQSMYCQLLCGLLQRDDVGRLGAPFASSFLKVIKFLEDHWPELCSNIRTARLSDWITDPQCISGMGKFLTAPNPELASLIEQECSKTSWEAIVTRLWPKAKCIEAVVTGTMAQYIPLVEFYSGGLPVISTFYGSSECFIGLNLNPLCKPCDVSYTIMPYMGYFEFLEVEKDHQETGHDPVEKNHVVVDLVDVKVDHDYEPVVTTFSGLYRYRVGDVLRVTGFYNNTPSFRFVGRQKVVLSIDMDKTYEEDLLKAVANAKLLLEPHGLMLMDFTSRVDSSSFPGHYVLYWELGSKVKDAKLEPDPNVMEECCFTIEESLDAVYRKGRKNDKNIGPLEIKVINPGAFDELMSLFLSRGSSVSQYKTPRSVTNEEALKILEANVVSKFFSRKTPSWELHELYSNR